TTATGCTTAAATGAAGTCGATTTACGAATTCGGCTTGCACATTATCTAGTGTTTCAGCAGAGATATTTCTAAAGCTTTCTCTTATTCTATTCTTCATATCTTCTTTCGTCGTTGGAATATTAGCGTACCACTTGAGTTTTGACATATCTCCAAAGGAAGAACTCTCGGGGAGTTAGATCAGGTAATCTTGCTGGCCACGGTATTAGACCTCCACGACCAATCGAATGTTTTCCATactcaatatttaaaaagttttggaaAACATCCCTGAAATAACGTGCAGGTGCCCCGTCGTGTTGAAATATCATTTCTTGCCTAGTTTCCAAATCTACATCTTCTAGCAACTCTTCTTCTAAAAAAGTTTTGCAAATTTGTCCCGCTAGTATacaaacatttaattatttacgcGCCTTAGCCATAGAGGATTTTCggttgcataatatgcattattattatgtcgGTTTACTAACCCGTTACTTTTAAACGTAGCTTCATCACTAAATAGAATTGATGATACGAGggttttcatttatttcatcTAAAGTTGTCGTACAGAAAGCTACGCTGTTAGCAAAATCATCACCATGAAATTCTTGATGGTAATTGTGAAGCTTTATAATTCAGTTTAGAGAGCTTTTACTCATATTTGTTGCTCTAGCGATCTGTCTAGTTCgttgttttcttttcgaaCTACATACGACTTTTTTCGACGTTTAGGTATGTCGACACTTCCAATATCTCCAATCTCCAATATCATCGTTCATTATCGAAACATCGCCTGCTCGGAAGTCGCTCAATTTGAGTATCTTTCACGATATACTCTTTGAGCAACACGagtacaataataataataaatgcctttattagaaaataagcttaattgtacaaaaaaaaaaacatacaaaagaaaataggcGAGTTCCAGCTTGTACTAGTTAGTACAGCTGCTCTAACTaacctaagaaacaaaaaaagaaaaacatgactcggccaaaaattacaaagcaaCAGCTAGATACAACAACAAGATTGCAAAACATGTCAGATCAGCGTTTGCCCCCATGTAGACATTGTTCAAGAAAACAAGAATATTTCTGTGTAAATTTAAACCTTCGTAGTGAGAACCCCTTGCAATTATCGTCCACCTCATTATATTTCgaagttatttgaaataagTATGATCTCTGAAACAAAGACAAACGATAGAAGGGTGGCGACAGTCTTCCGCGAAATCGCGTATTTATTCGGTGGACATCATTTCGGAAAGTTATCAGTTGGTAGAGATACTGTGGTTCCTTgtagtttataattttatggtatAGGCACAAACACTGCACTTTCCTACGATGATACatacttatttatttctttgacATTGtcccaaaataaaaatcatggTGATAAATTCGGCTTTTGTGTAATTCATAATCAAGCATTAACCAATGAACAACTggactattaataaaaatatgacatttaaaaatttgtttaatttgtcaTCGTTAActtgtttttttcttaatttggATCAAGTTAACGCTTACCACCTGTGAAATTACAAACATTTATGGCGGCACCACTTGAAAGCTGACAAATGCATATATTTCATGGCCTACtaagagaaaaaataaatataatctgCCAGTCTTTGCATGATTTTGATTCATTCTGCTACATGCTTCTTCGGACATGTACTGAAGATTTGTAGATAATTAAATTCTCTATCTGATAAGCTAATCAaatatagggtgttccattttaAATGTTCGACTCTGTTGCAATTGAATATGGTAAAACAGTAGTTACATTTCTGGACAGCCTGTGGAAGATAAACTGATGTAGCCAATGGCGCTCTATTTAGGGATATTCAAGCAGCAACTGTTACAAATGTTTAACTTTCTAGCTCAGAAAGTCGCtaaaaaattcagatttaaagGACAGTGTTAATTgctaaaaaaagtttctaattaaaataattcaaaaactaaaatactAGGTATCAACatgttttatcaaagtcaacttaGTTTTGTGTGTAGAATCAGAATacgcaataaaaactatatcaaAGCGTTTAAATAACATATGTTTATTTCAGTACGTCGttatggaacatcctgtatgtataaaaatattttctatttatagtGTGATAAACTTCCTACAACTTTGTTTTGAAAAGTTCCAATATTAGACGCTATTATGagacaaaacattttttgaaatataccCGATTAGAAGTAACGTCGGGAAATATAAAGTTCAGACTGTACAAATAAATGTTCAGACCCCGCATTACTTTTAGTGCTTAGTGACTTCTTGGACTCTGGACAAACATATGAAGATACAGATGCAGATATTGTCAAAGAGTGGATGCTGGAAGGCAAAACGCATACAGCTTAGCTAATTATTATGTGCGCTACTTAGATTGAACCTGTGAGCAGTTTTTTGAAGATGTCAGAAGAGGATTTGAACAAGACTATTGCAGAGTATTTTAACCAAGCTGGACATGAAAAAAGTTACACCGGTAATAACAAACAGGGCAGATATATGCAATCCAATTTTTGTCTTGATGGATTCGTCGCTAACGTCTATTTCGGATAAAGGCTATGATGATAAACGGCAACTGGTGAGTAGAGTTTCGGCAGCTCGAgattagtctttatggtctaGAAATAAAGATAAGTCCTTTCTTGGCAAGGTTCACAGTGATAGAAATTCGGAAGAGCAACAGGTCGTACTAAAGTTATTAATTCCTATTGCCATTATCAGATAGGCATCGGATCTGAGATGTTAAGGATTTTTGAATGTAACTCTGTAGCTACTGCATTTGAATGATAAAGATACAATTCCGTATCTTCAATCTGTTTGTAAAGAGGTCTtgaattttgagttttttaaatagttttcaaCCGACATTCCGCTAAAAAGCAGTTCACGCGTATTTGCATTACTTTGGGTTCTCTATATCAGACATTGAGAAGCCGTGTGTGTCTAAGTTATTTTGTAATGCATGCAGAACAAAGCTGTAGAAGTGATCACTTGCTGAAAAAGTgtactttttattttcattgccAATTCTATGGAGAGAACCAAAAAATCATGTAGATGTATGAACGTCGTCAGTATTAATGCAAGAAAACTAGTACAATACAAATATCATGATGTATATCACGAGTAGTGACCCATTACCGAGTGTGTCCAGAGTGCCCAGCAAGATATCTCCGTCAACCAGTGATAGTAGTAATTTCGTCATGGAAGGAAACTATTTAATAACGCAAAGTGAACTGAGTGATTGGTTCCGTGATTTGAGCTTTTGGAAACAAAAGGCAGAACAGTTGCATGAATGGAAATATCTTTTCAGTGGAACACGAGTCACTGTATACAGGAAAAGAAATGAAACGCTTCAACAATTCTTCAAGCAAAAAGGAAACGTGTTTCTGCAATTACATCAAAGGCTTAATTGATGCCATGAATACGTAGTATGATGGAAAGGAATGGCGTTTGTTCATCGATGGTTCAAAATACATATATAGGCAGTTGTTGATGCAGTACAAAGGTGTCTGTGGGATAACCATGTAACTGAACATCATTATGTGAGAAAAAATTGGCCAAGTCGTAATTGTTATAAGCCAGGAAAACAGAACGCCTCCTCTGTACCAAATGTAAAATCACAAGATTCCTGCCACCACTTCAACTCAAACTTGGCCTTATTAAGAACGTATCGTAATGGTGAAGGACCGACTTTTGAGTACTTAATGATTTagtttttctaaattatcatacactaaaatcaaattaatatttgtcgGATTTAATATTGGAAAGATAATGGCTgatggaaactttaaaaaatgtttaacgcCCGATGAaggattttaaagaaaattggaaACTCGCATGTCTCTCAAGATTAATTTCTTGCATTCctatcttgatttttttaagacgGCGAAAATCGAGGATTTTGAGATGATGACATGATAAGCGATTATTGTTGAACTCTAACACGTGGATCCTAAAGAATGacttcatttttgatttatcacattttttattcaatcttattaaaaagattataattaattcattaaatatttcaaaaactaaaaccaaTCTTAAAAAACGGGAGATTCGAATTCAGCGTTGCTAATTACCTCAGAAAGAACATTTGGTTGTTCAGGTCCAAAACCGTGTATACttgtgtaataaataataaataaagaagtgaGGTTGTGGTGTATAAGTTAGACAACTTAATATACATATCGTCGGTATACAAGAGAATGACGTGATCAAGTccaaaattttagatttttaggtTTCAATGCTCATGTACCggaaattcaatattatttttctggaaaaaatGAACAAGTCCAAAAATGCCATAATAAtgcttataatttcaaattccATAATGACCAAGTCCATTTTGTAAAAACCTGTACAGGAGAAAATGACTAAGTGGACTTAGTCATGTCTTAGTATGGACTTGGTCACTATCTGCAcgtattacaataattttgtttttcggatatttagttttaaaaaataataagctAATGCAATAATACCTTATTTTAGTGGCAAAAtgagttgttaaaaaaaaaattattataacaacgcacaagaaattattaatgatcTTAGGGATGTTCCGGTAGAATTTGCTACTAATTCTAGTAATACAAGCCCTAcgactttaataataaatgaaccACTAGTAAATCCTACGCAAGTTATAGAAAAACGCAGATGGGTAATAAAAAATCCTCAAGGAACAAAACGTGAGAAaaacaagttattaaaaaaatcgtgtttaGCGTATATTAATACTAAAGGCAAACAAATGCCTGCAAAGTCCCCTACAAATGTACAGAAGTATTTCCTGCAGATCGTCGACAAGATATCTGTAAACAGTATCACAGTCTATCCTATGACAGACAAAAGgactttataattaataccGTTGCAACTTCTGAATGCCGAAGAAAACGAACGAGGGACTCTGGTAGACCTGCAAAAAATGTCTCTAAAATTTATACATTTGTTAAAAACGGAGAAAAGAAAAgagtttgtaaaaatttttacttaaaaaccTTGTCGATAAGTCATGGAATAaatcataaatcataaatggAATAAATCATTCAATTCAAGATCGACGAGGAAAAAGTTTCCCAGGAAATAAGACTAAACCTGTCATTTTGAATGAGGTGAAGAGACATATAGAATCATTTCCTGTGATGGAATCACAATATTGTAGACGTGGCACTACACGGAAGTATCTTGACTCTACCTTATCCATTCTTAAAATGTATGAATTATACAAAGATTTACAGATCAGCAATCAAAAGGATTTTGTTTCTCCAATAACATATAGGAGGGTGTTTTGTACGCAGTATAACTTATCTTTCTTCAAACCAAAGAAAGATCAATGTTTGCTGTGTGTTAAAGAAGCTaaatctttttgaaaaatcagaaGAATTTCTTTCTCACATAAAGCGAAGGGATGATGCTAATAGAGCAAAAGATTTAGATAAACAAAGAGCAATTCATGACAAAACTTTTGTATCAGTAAGTTTTGACTTACAGAGTGTCCTGCAAATTCCATGCTCCGATGTATCACCTCTTTACTACAGTCGAAAGCTATGTGCATACAATTTAGCAATTGATGAAGCAGCTCCACCAAATAAGGGATATTGTTACCTTTGGTCCGAAGTTGATGGCCAACGAGGAAGTTGTGAAATAGGTACAGCTTTATTGAAGTGGTTTAAAACTTTACCTGATACTGTCAAAGAAGTGTCACTCTTTAGCGACACATGGGGCGGCCAAAACCGAAATAAATACATTGTGGCTCTTTTGTTGTTTGTAGTCAACCAGTTACCTATAGAGATTATTACTCAcaactttttagaaaaaggtCACTCGCACATGGAGGCCGATTCGATGCATAGTGCAATTGaaagtgtaaaaaaatacatttctgTATTTTGTCTTAATGATTAGAAGACAATTATGACACTAGCAATCGATCCAAGAGaggcaaaaataaaacttctgGTGCCTACATTGTAGAGCAAATGACTTACCGTGACATTATTGACTTGAAAGCACAATCCGGGATGAAGGGGGAGAAAAAATAGAATGGTTAAAGATCAAACAATTAAGGtacgaaaaagagaaaaaaagtttataatgtTCCGATACAACTATGATGAAgagtataaaatgtttaacattaaAGGCAAAGCAAAAGGTAGGCCCAGTAATAATATTCCAAAAGAAACTGAGTTAAAGAAATGTTATACTGAACCCTTGCCTATATCGATCaagaagaaaaacgatttaattcaactttgCCATAAGGGGGTAATTCCGATCGAATACCATGGTTGGTACTTTTACATGACAATTCCTTGAAAGACAAGTGTCCAGAACCCTCACACAATGAATATAGTGATGAAGACATATGAAGTTGAAACTAGTTACTACtacttgtttaattatagtcttttttaagtttaaatacaTATTCTAGAATCTGCATTGTTCATAGAAACCATTACAAACCTATGCAGTTGAAATGAGTTACTGGTTTAGTATTTGCTTAAATTAGttatagacttttttaatttaaaatacatattctaaaaactatattatttataaaaatcgttataaacTAATCTCacgtaaaataattgattttataataagaaGCAAAAATTAGAATACTAATAACTCAAAACCACTATCTGTGGACTTAGTTACTTTCTCTTGTATACCGACGATAtgataagtttaaaaattaattttggtaaaaaatatgtttgtaatttttattacaaaaattacaacattaaataacaataaatctaATGCATTTTTTGTTTCCCCGAACTATTTCtcttaaaacattttgatacaaaacaaCAAACTTTCTTAAAAACATACAAAgtaacaaaaagaattactAAACAAAACCCGAAAATATCCCAATTATCTACTTGGTACCACTTCATATACCTCGCTGAAACCGAAAGATGATCCAAATGaccatttttcaaaacgtaatcaacccaaatcaaaaatttatcaatcGGTTTTTGCGGttgatttttatacaaatttgacaACCTCATCATATTCTCCTTATATTCTGGATTCGATAAAACTTCGTTAACACCATCGAAAATAATATCGGCAGTTAATTcggaatatttcaaaattatcccACTTTTTGTCGCTTTAAATTTAGCTGCTTTATTGTATTGATCCATAAATAAAGGAATACCAACAACCGGGACGCCTCTAACGATAGTTTCTTGAGTACTAAGTCCACCACAATGagttataaaaagttttgtgtTTGGATGGGCTAAAATATCTCTTTGAGGGAGCCATCTtcttaaataaacatttttcgaaacttttaattcatcttcaaatttccataaaattgttaattttaacctAGAGAACGCTTCGATTAAGGCTGATTTAACATCATCACTGTAATGATCGGCTTTAAAATTAGAACCCATCGAAACTAAAATCACTCCATTTTTAGAATCGTCCATAATTTTTTGGAGATCACCTTCGAGCTTTTTAGGTTCTTTTAAATGAACCCCGCCGATGGGGATTACATTAGGCGGGAAAGCTTTAGGATAATCCATTATTGGATCGTCGTTactaaatattaaagaaatacttttttcgtatTCATCTAAATTGAGAatgtttttaccaaaaaatcttTTCGATTCTTCAGTAACTTCTTCTAAATAATACCATTTACTTAAAAGATCTATTTTTTGATGAATGAAGCTATAAAATCTCtcaaaaaacgtcattttgTTTGTGTAAGGTAAATTATAATATGGTGAGTAAGATTCTATTCTTTGTCCGATTATATCGCTTATGTAAGGTTGCATTCCAAAAGCTGTGATTCCAATTACTGGTGGTTTTCCGAAATAATCGATTAGAGGAAAGAAACAGTGCGCGAAAGTAACATCGAATACTAAAagatcaaaaaaatcttttgggTAGTTTAAGATCTTTTTGTATTCGTCCGATTCAAAACAATATCTGCACATGAATGGTGTGTATTTCCAAGGTGCAAGAACTGCTAATAAGGTTGAATCTTGAGATACctcttttataaaatttccatccaAATATTCCAGAAGAAGATTTgctaaaatagaaaattcaaaattataaattaaataaataaattattgttatatttattatagaaaaaaaataataccatCCACATGATGTAAGGTATAATTTTTGTGCTTTATCGTTTcatgaaaataagaaaacatcgttatgttataattattttttaataaaccatCCACTAAAGCTTCGTTCCAAATATGATGACTAGGTGATacaaccatagttacgaataAGATATTTGTGGACGACACAAtttgtgaaaataaaattaataagaaaatttttaacattttaaaactatttcaaaaaatcaagtCTGTTTAACTAAAGACGACGTTATTTTACAACTGAAACAATGTTCTTTAATGTATTatctttatcaaaaaatattatctgCGATTAGtctaaatttaatactttgtTATGAAGATAGgagaaattgtaaaattccgaaaaactaaatttttcaataaattggaGTCTACTGAATCATTGATGGTGTTAGAAATTTTAAAGGATTAAAAATCTTAGCAATAATTTCGCATCAAAAACTATAGCAGTCTCTCAATTATTGGAAAAGCTTCGAGCAGCTCCTACATACACTGACGATCTCCTACATATAAGGCCTCATATTACTCAACAAAACTTATAACTACAGTAAAGTTGCACGTTTTTATATGAAgtcgaaaaatataaaaacgtGCAACTACCAAAATTTTTGTGAGACATTGCTCTACTCTGTAGAATCTGCTCCAACACCGTTGACCGAATGGAAGGTTCTTTAGTTAACTATCAGCTAGTATTAAATCATCTAACTATTACCATTTGGGTACATCCAAGAATATCTGTGGAAATAACAAAGAAAGTATGCCTTCAAGAACAGGGTCTGCCTATATGTAT
This genomic stretch from Onthophagus taurus isolate NC chromosome 7, IU_Otau_3.0, whole genome shotgun sequence harbors:
- the LOC111418249 gene encoding UDP-glucosyltransferase 2-like, which encodes MLKIFFLILFVKSVLSTNILFVTLLASPSHHIWNEALVDGLLKYDYNITMVSHFPATIKHKNYTLHHVDANLLLEYLDGNFIKEVSQDSTLLAVLAPWKYTPFMCRYCFESDEYKKILNYPKDFFDLLVFDVTFAHCFFPLIDYFGKPPVIGITAFGMQPYISDIIGQRIESYSPYYNLPYTNKMTFFERFYSFIHQKIDLLSKWYYLEEVTEESKRFFGKNILNLDEYEKSISLIFSNDDPIMDYPKAFPPNVIPIGGVHLKEPKKLEGDLQKIMDDSKNGVILVSMGSNFKADHYSDDVKSALIEAFSRLKLTILWKFEDELKVSKNVYLRRWLPQRDILAHPNTKLFITHCGGLSTQETIVRGVPVVGIPLFMDQYNKAAKFKATKSGIILKYSELTADIIFDGVNEVLSNPEYKENMMRLSNLYKNQPQKPIDKFLIWVDYVLKNGHLDHLSVSARYMKWYQVDNWDIFGFCLVILFVTLYVFKKVCCFVSKCFKRNSSGKQKMH